The genomic window CGAGAGGACGTCGTAACCGGGGTTGCCCAGATGCGGGAACAGGCGGTCGCCGATGCCCAGCGGTTCGGGTGCGGGCAGGGTGGCGGCGACGAGGGTGAGCGAAGCGGTGGCCAGCAGAGCGGCGCGCAGTCGGCGCGAGGGGAGCGGCATGGACTACGGCTATCAGCGCGCACCGTCCGGACGGGGGGTGGCGCGCGCCGCACCACCCGAACGGGTCGCGGCACCCGGCAAGGTGGCGGGCGGAGCGCGGTCAGCCGGTGGCCGCGGGCTGCTGCGCCCGGCTCACGTCGTACACACCGGGCACGTCGCGCATCGCCCGCATGAGGCCGGGCAGTCCCGCCGCGTCGGGCAGCTGCAGCGTGTAGGTGTGCCGGACGCGCTGTTCGCTGGGCGGTTCGACGGTCGCGGCGACGATGGCCGCGTCCGCTGCCGCGATGGCCTCGGTGAGGTCGGCGAGCAGCCGGGGCCGTCCGAACGACTCGGCGACGAGGGTGACCCGGTAGTCCGCGCTGCGGCTCCACTCCCCCGGGTCGTTCCAGCGGGCCCCGACGGCCGGCCGGCCGAGCCCGCGCATACGGGCGACCGCCGGGCACTCGTCCCGGTGCACGGTGACGGCGCCGCCCCGCACGGTGAATCCGACGATGGCGTCGGGCGGCACGGGCGTGCAGCAGCCCGCGAGCCGGACCGGTGCGCCCGGCCTGTCGACGAGCACGCTCGGGTCCCGGCCGGTGGCCTTCTCCCTGCTGTTCCCCGTGTCGTCGGCAGGCTGCGCCTGCGGTCTCGGGGCGTCGGGGCTCTTGTGGGTGCCCTGCGCACCGTCGGGATGGGTGTCCAGCCACGCCGTGATCGCGATACGGGCGCCGGGGGTGCGCACATGGTCGAGCCACTCGGGCGACGGACCGGAGGAGCCGTCCTGGGCGATCAGCAGCTGCACGGTGTCGCCGTCCTTCAGCCCGGTGCTGAGCGTGGCCAGACGACCGTTGACGCGGGCGCCGATACAGCCGTGCGCCTCCTCGCCGTACTGCGCGTAGGCCGCGTCGACGCAACTGGCACCCGCCGGCAGCCCGAGGGTGCCGCCGTCGGTCCGGAAGACCGTGATCTCTTTGTCCTGGGCCAGGTCGGCGCGGAGTGTGGTCCAGAACTGGTCGGAGTCCGTCGCGGATTCCTGCCAGTCCAGGAGGCGGGAGAGCCAGCCCGGCCGCGTCGGGTCCGCGCGCTCGCCGTCGGCGGGCTCGACCTGGTGCGCACTGCCGGTGCCGTCCTGGGTGTACGGGTTGCCGAGGGCGACGACCCCTGCCTCGGCGACCTTGTGCATGCGGTGGGTGCGGATGAGGACCTCGGCGACGGCTCCTTCGGCACCGACGACCGCGGTGTGCAACGACTGGTAGAGGTTGAACTTCGGGGCCGCGATGAAGTCCTTGAACTCGGAGATCACCGGGGTGAAGCAGGTGTGCAGTTCGCCCAGGACCGCGTAGCAGTCGGCGTCCTCGCCGACCAGCACCAGGAGCCGGCCGAAGTCGGTGCCGCGCATCTCCCCGCGTTTGGCCTTCACCCGGTGCACCGACACGAAGTGCCGCGGCCTGATGAGCACTTCGGCGCTGATCCCCGCATCCCGCAGGGTCGCGCGGACGCCGTCGGCGATCTCGGTCAGCGGATCCTGCGCCCCCTCCCACGCGGTGATCAGGGCACGGGTGCTCTCGTACTCGACGGGATGGAGGATCGCGAAGACGAGGTCCTCCAGCTCCGTCTTCAGCGCCTGGACGCCCAGGCGTTCGGCGAGGGGGATGAGCACGTCGTGGGTGACCTTGGCGATCCTGGCCTGCTTCTCGGGGCGCATGACACCGAGGGTCCGCATGTTGTGCAGCCGGTCGGCGAGTTTGATCGACATGACCCTGACGTCGTTGCCGGTGGCCACGAGCATTTTGCGGAAGGTCTCCGGCTCGGCGGCGGCGCCGTAGTCGACCTTCTCCAGCTTGGTGACGCCGTCGACCAGATAGCAGACCTCGTCGCCGAACTCCTGCCGCACCTGGTCGAGCGTCACGTCGGTGTCCTCGACCGTGTCGTGCAGCAGGGACGCCGTCAGGGTCGTCGTCTCGGCGCCGAGTTCGGCCAGGATCAGGGTGACCGCGAGCGGGTGGGTGATGTAGGGCTCACCGCTCTTGCGCATCTGGCCGCGGTGCGAGGACTCGGCGAGCACGTAGGCCTTGCGCAGAATGGCGAGGTCGGCGTCCGGATAGTGCGCGCGGTGCGCCTCCGCCACATGCCCGATGGCGTCGGGGAGACGGTCACGGGAGACGGGCCCGAGCAGGGCGACCCGGCCCAGCCTGCGCAGGTCGATCCGCGCACGACCGCGCTTGCGAAGGGGAGCACCTGGATTGGCGGCCTCTGCGCTCATGGGGCACCTCCGGCGAACGTCGACCGGCAGGGAAGGGGTGCGGATACACCCCCGGGCCGGTGCTTGATGCTATCGACCCCACCACGTGGCGCAGTCCAGCTCTCGCCCAGCGTGAAACGGATCACCCATTCGAGCGAAGCTCTAACCGATCATCGTTTCGAGCCACGCGGCGTCGATGACACCCTCGGCGACGATGACCGCGGGGCCCGTCATGTCGATCCCGCCGTCGGGGTGTTCGGTGATCACCAGGGTCCCCCCGGGCAGGTCCACGGTGTACGTGGCCGGGGCTCCCGTCAGCGCCGGGTCCACACCGTCCCTCCGCGCGGCGGCGACGGCGACGGCGCAGGCGCCCGTGCCGCAGGACCGTGTCTCGCCGGATCCGCGCTCGTGGACGCGCATCGCGACGTGCCGCGGTCCGCGGTCCGCGACGAACTCGATGTTGACCCCGTCCGGGTAGACGGACTGCGGGCTGAACGGCGGTACGGAGTACAGGTTCCCGGCGTGGTCCAGGTCCTCGACGAACGCGACGGCGTGCGGATTGCCCATGTTCACGTTGCGGGCGTCCCAGCTGCGGCCGTCCACCGTGACCGTGACGCCCTCAGCGGGGAGCACCGCGCTTCCCATGGAGACCGTGACGTCGCCGTCCTTGGCGATGTGCACCCGCTTGACCCCGTCCCGGGTCGCGACGGCGAGATCGCCCTCGGCGGCGAGACCCGCACGCTGGAGGTAGCGGGCGAAGACGCGGACACCGTTGCCGCACATCTCGGCGACCGATCCGTCGGCGTTGCGGTAGTCCATGAACCACTCCGCCTGCTCCGCCATGCTCTCGGCGTCGGGGTGCGCGGCGGAACGCACGACGTGCAGCAGCCCGTCACCGCCGATGCCGGCCCTGCGGTCGCACAGCCGGACGACGAGGGAGACAGGCAGGTCCAGGGCGTTGTCGGGGTCCGGGACGATCACGAAGTCGTTCTCGGTGCCGTGGCCCTTGAGGAAGGCGATCTGCGATGTGCTCACGAACCAACTGTACGAGGCCGCGCCGGATGTCCGCCGGACCGGGGCTCCCGCTCCCGGTGGCAGGCCCCACCGCGGAGTATCAGCGGAGGCGGGCCACGCGCCACACCGCCAGGGCGACCAGTGCGGCGCAGAGGGCGACGTACAGCGTGATGACCCGCCAGTCGGGGCGCTCGTGCGGTCCCCCGGCCGTCAGGCCCGGCCAGGTGTGTCCGACGCGGCGGGCCGCCATCATGCCCCAGCCTGCGGCGCAGCAGCTGATCAGCAGCCCCAGCATCGCCACCACGGCGCCACCGCCGCCGAACTCGAAGGCGAGGGGGAAGGCGAACATGAGGGATCCGACCGCCGCCAGCGCCACGATCGGCGCGAGCTGCCAGATCCGCAGCCTGCGGGCCGGGCGGAGTTCGACCTCGACCTCGGGGACGACGTCGTGCTCGTCGGGCCCGTCAGGGCTCAGACTCCCCGTCCCGTGCTGCGTACCCGGTACATCCTGGTCTGTGTCGCGGGGGCCGGCTTCCATCGCCACGCGCCCTCCCAACTCGGACTCCACTGGTCGATCGATGCTCGATGATGGCACGCTCCAGGGCGCCGAAATGACGGGCGGGGCGTCCCGATGCCATCACGTGATCAGGCTGTGACCGCTCGTTCGACCAACGCCAGCGCCTGGTGCGGGAGTTCCGCGCGGTGTTCTTCGGCACCATTCAGCCACGTGACGCGCGGGTCGCGCCGGAACCACGAGTCCTGACGGCGCGCGAAGCGCTTGGTCGCGCGCACGGTCTCGTTGCGCGCCTCCTCCTCGTCGCACTCCCCCGCGAGCGCCGCGAGCACCTGCTGGTAGCCGAGCGCCCGCGATGCCGTGCGTCCCCCACGCAGCCCGAGGGCTTCGAGCGCGCGCACCTCGTCGACCAGGCCGGCCTCCCACATCCGGTCCACCCGGGCGGTGATACGCCCGTCGAGTTCGGGGCGCCCGACGTCCACACCGATCTGGATCGCGTCGTACACCGCCTCGCCGCCGGGGAGGTTGGCCGTGAAGGGCTTGCCCGTGATCTCGATGACCTCCAGCGCGCGGACGATCCTTCGCCCGTTGCCGGGCAGGATGGCGTGGGCCGCCGCCGGGTCGGCCGCGGCCAGCCGGGCGTGCAGGGCGCCGGAGCCGTGCTCCGTCAGCTCCTGCTCGAGCCCGGCCCGCACCTCGGGGTCCGTGCCGGGGAACTCCAGGGCGTCGATTGCACCCTTCACGTAGAGCCCGGAGCCGCCGACCAGGACCGGGGTGCGACCCGATGCCAGCAGCCGGTCGATCTCGGCGCGGGCGAGGCGTTGGTATTCGGCCACACTCGCGGCCTCGGTGACGTCCCAGACGTCCAGCAGGTGGTGGGGGACGCCGTCGCGTTCCTGGAGGGTCAGCTTCGCCGTGCCGATGTCCATGCCCCGGTAGAGCTGCATGGAGTCGGCGTTGACCACCTCACCACCGAGCTGCTGGGCGAGGTAGACGCCCAGATCGGATTTGCCGGCCGCTGTGGGACCGACGACGGTGATGACACGGGGGGCGGGAACTGGTCTTCTCACCGGGACAGTCTCCCAAACTCCGCGGCCCGTCCCGACCGCCCGGGGAGGCGTTCCCGGCCCCCGGGAACGAGCCGGTGTCCGTGCGGACAGCGGCTGCGTCCGGTCACGGCGAGTCACGCGTGTTTGCCCGCTGGCGAGTAAAATGTGACGACAGTCCCCCAGCACGGAAGGTGCCCCATGGGTTTCCTGGACAACCTGAAGGCCAAGCTGGCCCCGGCCAAGGAGAAGGTCGGCGACCTCGCGCAGCAGCACGGGGGCAAGATCGACCAGGGTCTTGACAGGGCCGCCCGCACGGTCGATCAGAAGACCAAGGGCAAGTACAGCGACAAGATCGTGTCCGGCACGCAGAAGGCGAAGGACGCGGTCGACCGGCTGGGGCAGAAGGACGGTGGCGGCACCCCGCCGACGACACCGCCCGCGCCCCCCGCCGCCTGACGCACCGACCGCGCAGGGAGGGCCGAGCAGCCGTACGGCTGCTCGGCCCTCCCTGCGCCGTGCCCGGAGTCACGACCAGGTGGCGACGACGTACCCCACGCCGTACGGCGCGTCCTCGTACAGCAGCCGCCCGTCCAGGTCCGCCCCGCCGGCCGCGCCCGCGAGCACCTGCCAGGGTGCCCGGCCGGACACCTTCAGCTCGTACGCGAGCGTCTCGTCCAGCGCGCCGAGTGCGGCGGCGTCCGCCGCGCCCAGGGCCCTGGCAGCCTCCGCGTCGAAAGCCTCGGCCCGTTCGTCCAGGTAACCCGGCGCCTTGACCGTCCGGCAGGCACTGCCATCGCCCATGACCAGCAGGGCGACCCGCTCCGCGCGGTCCGCGAGTTCCGCCCCGGCCCGCAGGCAGCGGTCGGTGGAGAGCGGCTCGCCGACCCCCAGCCCTTCGGCCGGCGCACCGTCCCAACGGGCGCGCTCCAGGAGCCACGCACCGACTGCCAGGGATGCCGGGAGCCGTTGCTCCGGGGCGGCGGACGCGGCTGGTGTTCCACCCAGCCGCACGGTCAGGTCCACCCCGAAGCCCGCGAAGGAACCGGCCGATCCGGCGGGGAAGGGGACGAGGCCGTCCCGTGCGGCGGGCCCGGCCACGATCAGCAGGTCCGGCCTGGCCGCGGCGAGCACGCCCAGGGCGTCGAGACACGCGTTCCGCGCGGCATCGAGTTCGGGCCCGGCTCCCGCGGCCACCTCGGGAACCAGCAGGGGCGGGCAGGGGCAGACGGCTGCGGCGACAAGCATGCCGGTCAGCGTACTCAGTCGACGGCGCAGCCCTGGGCCGCGGGCAGCGGGGCGGGCACACCGACACCGGGCAGGCCGAGCATCACTCCGGCGGGCTGCGCGGCCGGAGCGGCGGTGCGCTTCTCCCAGGCATCGCCCGACCGGGTGCGCCGGACGGCCAGGGGGGCGCCCTCGGCGAGCAGGTGGTGCGGCGCGGCGTAGGTGGTCTCGACGGTCACCACGTCGCCGGGGCGCACGTCCTGCGACGGCTTGGTGAAGTGGACCAGGCGGTTGTCGGGAGCGCGGCCGGAGAGGCGGTGCGTGGCGCCGTCCTTGCGGCCCTCGCCCTCCGCGACCATGACGTCCAGGGTGCGGCCGACCTGCTTCTTGTTCTCGTTCCAGGAGATCTCCTCCTGGAGGGCGGACAGGCGCATGTAGCGCTCCTGGACGACCTCCTTGGGGATCTGTCCCTCCATGTCGGCGGCGGGGGTCCCGGGGCGCTTGGAGTACTGGAAGGTGAAGGCGTTGGCGAAGCGGGCCTCGCGCACGGCGTGCATCGTCTGCTCGAAGTCCTCCTCGGTCTCCCCGGGGAAGCCGACGATGATGTCGGTGGAGATGGCGGCGTCCGGCATGGCGGCGCGCACCTTCTCGATGATCCCGAGGAAGCGCTCCTGGCGGTAGGAGCGGCGCATCGCCCTGAGGATCGTGTCCGAGCCCGACTGCATCGGCATGTGCAGCTGGGG from Streptomyces sp. NBC_01341 includes these protein-coding regions:
- the miaA gene encoding tRNA (adenosine(37)-N6)-dimethylallyltransferase MiaA; protein product: MRRPVPAPRVITVVGPTAAGKSDLGVYLAQQLGGEVVNADSMQLYRGMDIGTAKLTLQERDGVPHHLLDVWDVTEAASVAEYQRLARAEIDRLLASGRTPVLVGGSGLYVKGAIDALEFPGTDPEVRAGLEQELTEHGSGALHARLAAADPAAAHAILPGNGRRIVRALEVIEITGKPFTANLPGGEAVYDAIQIGVDVGRPELDGRITARVDRMWEAGLVDEVRALEALGLRGGRTASRALGYQQVLAALAGECDEEEARNETVRATKRFARRQDSWFRRDPRVTWLNGAEEHRAELPHQALALVERAVTA
- a CDS encoding antitoxin; translated protein: MGFLDNLKAKLAPAKEKVGDLAQQHGGKIDQGLDRAARTVDQKTKGKYSDKIVSGTQKAKDAVDRLGQKDGGGTPPTTPPAPPAA
- a CDS encoding RelA/SpoT family protein, which produces MSAEAANPGAPLRKRGRARIDLRRLGRVALLGPVSRDRLPDAIGHVAEAHRAHYPDADLAILRKAYVLAESSHRGQMRKSGEPYITHPLAVTLILAELGAETTTLTASLLHDTVEDTDVTLDQVRQEFGDEVCYLVDGVTKLEKVDYGAAAEPETFRKMLVATGNDVRVMSIKLADRLHNMRTLGVMRPEKQARIAKVTHDVLIPLAERLGVQALKTELEDLVFAILHPVEYESTRALITAWEGAQDPLTEIADGVRATLRDAGISAEVLIRPRHFVSVHRVKAKRGEMRGTDFGRLLVLVGEDADCYAVLGELHTCFTPVISEFKDFIAAPKFNLYQSLHTAVVGAEGAVAEVLIRTHRMHKVAEAGVVALGNPYTQDGTGSAHQVEPADGERADPTRPGWLSRLLDWQESATDSDQFWTTLRADLAQDKEITVFRTDGGTLGLPAGASCVDAAYAQYGEEAHGCIGARVNGRLATLSTGLKDGDTVQLLIAQDGSSGPSPEWLDHVRTPGARIAITAWLDTHPDGAQGTHKSPDAPRPQAQPADDTGNSREKATGRDPSVLVDRPGAPVRLAGCCTPVPPDAIVGFTVRGGAVTVHRDECPAVARMRGLGRPAVGARWNDPGEWSRSADYRVTLVAESFGRPRLLADLTEAIAAADAAIVAATVEPPSEQRVRHTYTLQLPDAAGLPGLMRAMRDVPGVYDVSRAQQPAATG
- the dapF gene encoding diaminopimelate epimerase yields the protein MSTSQIAFLKGHGTENDFVIVPDPDNALDLPVSLVVRLCDRRAGIGGDGLLHVVRSAAHPDAESMAEQAEWFMDYRNADGSVAEMCGNGVRVFARYLQRAGLAAEGDLAVATRDGVKRVHIAKDGDVTVSMGSAVLPAEGVTVTVDGRSWDARNVNMGNPHAVAFVEDLDHAGNLYSVPPFSPQSVYPDGVNIEFVADRGPRHVAMRVHERGSGETRSCGTGACAVAVAAARRDGVDPALTGAPATYTVDLPGGTLVITEHPDGGIDMTGPAVIVAEGVIDAAWLETMIG
- a CDS encoding class III extradiol dioxygenase subunit B-like domain-containing protein; the encoded protein is MLVAAAVCPCPPLLVPEVAAGAGPELDAARNACLDALGVLAAARPDLLIVAGPAARDGLVPFPAGSAGSFAGFGVDLTVRLGGTPAASAAPEQRLPASLAVGAWLLERARWDGAPAEGLGVGEPLSTDRCLRAGAELADRAERVALLVMGDGSACRTVKAPGYLDERAEAFDAEAARALGAADAAALGALDETLAYELKVSGRAPWQVLAGAAGGADLDGRLLYEDAPYGVGYVVATWS